The Porites lutea chromosome 11, jaPorLute2.1, whole genome shotgun sequence genome contains the following window.
GCTGGATGGGTTGTGTAAGGAGATATCTTAAtatagggataacctcatgatccGCGTTCAGGTGTCGTGatggctacctgtaaacagtCTGTGgaccgtaaatgacctaatagaCGCCAATTTTTAAACGAATAAACGCCTCTGATATAATTAACACCCCTCTCAATTTTAACAGCTTTAAgctgttaaaattgtattagGCGCCCTTCTCTAATACACGCCCCCtatgagaattactccaaaatattAGGAATTTTAgtaaaaaggagcaaaatcattaATAGGGCTTTgcgtatttcatcttgttcaatgtcaagttcaaagAAAGATAGACTAATGTTGGCAACACAACAACCCCGAGCGAAGATTCTGACATCGATGTTCAGAATTAAAAGAGCGATAACGATCTCTAGCCGACGTAGACGTATCAATTGATGTAGTGGATATTCCGCTATTTTTAgactctcttgatattttcgccgaaagcatattagttttgtcgagcttgttacagttattAGAATAAACGCCTCCTATCTATGAAACACCCCcgcttggacccctaaaatcAAATAGACGCCCCGGGGGTTTATTTGGTCATTTACGATATTTATATAAACGGTTTTTCTCGCTTTGACGCGCACTGGCAAGCAATCGAAATTTAAAGAAGAAATGTCCTGATTTTTTGGAATTACTTTAAAACCTTAAAAACTCgttcaattaaaataaaagaaaactctGAAATAATGGTTTAgttctattttaaaattactctCCTGCTGTACCTCAATTATAAGTGTCATCCTTGGCTTtcgatggcaaggatggacaggAATTACAGCTTATTTTTTCAAGTAAACGTGGTACGTTGTCAAAAAAGACCCCAAACCGATCACGCTTTATTTTACCTTTGATAGAATCAGTCGATATCCTTTTTTCCAGAATTCCAAGAATGACAAAAGATGTCTGATAATACTTAGTTGTAATTTCAGCTCAGATTTAACCAAAACTGAGCAGCTCACCATGACACaggacaccccccccccctccccgctaGCGCCGACTTTAAGTACATTTAGAAAAGTCcacacctttttctttttaggcgcCTGTCCTTCAGCTTTACACTGCAGAAAGTCAATCAGTTTAGTCTGCTGTGAATTGGTAGCCTCCAGTTTCAGCCTCTCTTCCGCGTGGGACGCCTCCATGAGATCCAACTGCTCAGCTAGCGAAGCGCGTTCACACGTTAGTTCTTCAcatttttccatagctgcttcAATATTCTGGTTTAACTCAAAGTTGCTGGCCTTCAGTTTGGAGGTGTGATTGTTCAATCGCTCGATCTCGATTTGCagcttgttgttttcttcagtTCCAAGTTGAAGTTTGCGTTCCATGGATTTGATCTCCAGTTGTGCCATGCCACATTTTTTCTCCGCCTCGCTGAGCTGAAGAGGTCAAGGataaattaacaattattctagATTTTATTGTAAAACGCACCTTATATCTTTTTCCTACTTTTTGGTGGAAATGAACTATCATACTATCTTAATCTACCATAACTGGCATAGGTTTCCACTCCTAATCAGGTAACATGACTTATGCACGGCTTCGATTCTTAAAGAAGCGAGCAAGACAAATAAGAAGCTGTTCTAGTGGCCATTTTGGGGCTGTGCTTCATATTGCGTCGTTGTTGTCTCCAATTGCACGATAGGACTTTTACAGGTCATTATCTCTTTTGCATTTGCTATTACGAAGCTTTGAGAGAAACTGAGTAACATAATGCAATTTGACTCAACAATGACGAAGTCTGAAGCACAACTTCAAAATGGCCAAGTACATCACCACAAGTAGAAGCAACGAGTGGTCTTAACTAGACTGCCAACAGTCTCTCTTTtacttcagatttagtgagggaaGCGCACGCGTGTTCGAGCGTGGAGCGGTGAGGCCGCTCTTCGATCACGCGCGTGGTCAAATTCGTCTCTCTCGCGCATTTCGCTCAACGGGCTAAGAAAAAATAGAGACTGTTCGTAGTCTTCGTCGGGACCAAAAATGCGTGTAGTGTCTGCAACGAGACAGACTGTGAATCCAGTAGCTGTATCTAAACTGCAGTCGATTTTGAAAGATGAAAGAGACAAGCGTGCTTACCGCTTCTGTCAGCTCCTCGGTTCGATCTCTTTGTCTTTCCAGTTGCGCATTCATCTCATCCACTTCCTTGATGTGAGTGTTTTGTACTTCTTCCAAAGCCTCTTGTAGTTTACTCACTTTCTCCTCAGCGCTTGACCTGGAAAGAAAGTTACAAAAAGTGTTacctataataataaaaaaaaagttcgaatttATCCTTTTCCTGGCAAAGGATTTATGACTACCAAGCTTAAATTTTATGACTACTTATTGCTTCTTAAAAAGATGAATATATGAACTTCAATTATGAACTATAATTGGAACTATATGAACTATAATATGAACTATAATTGGACTGCGGgatgaaataaataaagtgGAACCCCTTTTATAGTAAACGGTCTCCAATGGGTTATAAAAATTTGGCCATATTAACGGGGTGACCGTATCACCGCGACAGGGTAAAATTTAATGACTTAAGCCGGCCGGGATGCCAAATGCAACATACGTCGCAATCGCACTTCTTGAACAACTGTCCTCTTTAATAAACAACCGGAATGTAGATATCGCGTACTGTAATTGCAAAAACTATCTAAAACTTTTCTCTAGTAcgtaaaacacttttaaaaatgggCCATTACACCGCCACAAATGGATTTTAAGTGTACTGTGGTCTAACAGCAATACAAGAACATGTTCAGCTTGCCTGGTCAGTGAAATTGACGTATCACAGGCATTTcaattttctaaattttgaaCGAGTGGCCGTATTAAGGGGGTGAAATTACAAAAGATTCTACTGTTTGGGATTTATAAATGTGGCCGTTGGCCGTATTAACCGGTGACCGCACTAACGAGGGTTTCTATAGGAAAATGTATGACCGTTGTGTTGGGCCAAAataagtggccgtaataacgaggtgactgTATttccgaggtggccgtaagtaGGGGTTCCACTGGGCAGAGAAGATAACAACAGTTAAATTTGCAACTCATGCACTTTCGAAAAGAAAGCCTGTATAAATTGAGGCTTGCCGGGATTCGGGCCCTGAGCTCTGCGACACCGGTGCAGTGCTCTAACTTTATTGTGCTGGCTAAAAATGGCCTCGTGAATCCGTCACGGAAAAGGCAAGTGCCAACAAAATACATAAGAGCCTAGAAAAAGATCTAAACAAGGGACAACTCTTACTGAGACAGCTACTTTAAAGCAGTTAATGGGTctgaataatttcaaaaaacCACTAATTTCGATCTTACCGTGTCATTTTTTCCTGTTCAAGCAAGCGTTGAGTTTCCAGGAGTTGAAAatcacttttttctcttttctgctCCAACTCTTTCCTAAAACATTTATATTGTAAAAGTTAGTTTCCGCTTTGGGTCCGGATTCGCAAAACAATTCAGGAAAACATGTTCGCATAGCACACATAGCCTGCAGAACTTTTTTCGTTTGCGTTCGcctaaaaaacgcaaaaatatCACATGTTTCAATGCAGCAAGCCAAAAATGCACCCTGTTTTACAATTACCCTGTTTAATGCAACCACCCCGTCTTCTAAAACCATTAACATTTGGCTTACATCATGACAAACTCCGTGAATATTCATTGTGGTAACCTACATACTCCAAAAGGGAAAGGGTACAACTTAACTcacagggttctctcctactcaACCCGCGGAGCGAGAGAAGGGAAAAACATGGGAGCAAGGTTGGGGCCGGGTAATTCGCCCGCCTACGGTTTTTTCTCTAGGTCTTCCAAAGTAAAAAAGAACCATGGACCAAAAATTACCCCTCCCCCACTCctcaataataaaaaactgCCGTGCACTCATTACCACGAGCAGTCAGATTCCCCCCGGCTATATAAGGGGCGGCTGGCGGACTTtttaagttaattttaaaaatgactgAGATTCAGAAGTATCTGTCATGTAAGAAGGCTAATTCAGTCTGTTTAAGGCCCGACATTACCTTGTTATGTTCCATTGGAGCTGTTTCTCCTCGTAATCTTCATTTATAATCTCTAGCTCCTCTGCTTGGTTCTCTAGCATACTGCAGGTGGATTTCAACATCGTGTTGGTCTGTCGACAGATGATAAATACGTTGTTTTGACAACACCTAGACCCTTTTCGTACtaagaaagaataaaattgtttgttttgcaaaaaaaaatctgtcaaaAGGAAGCCATTTCTGATGCGAACGATTTTTTCGCcgaccaaaattttctcaactgtCACCAAAGTTCAAAGATGCCGTCGAGAAGATTTAGAGGCCTAGAATTTTTTATCAGGCGACAAACTCCTTTGTTCCTTGACAGCTATCCACTGTCGGGTCATCTTATTTCGCGAACATGACCAATTTAAGTTTCTTTAGTTGACGTTTCTCGTTAGACGAAAAATTTCGCGTGTCTCAGATGTGAGCAAGGTtgcaaaatcaaaacattgttgggaacaaaattttcaaatttaaagagAACGCAAAACTCTATTTTCTTTCGTAGTTCGAACAGGGCCTTACAAAATAGAACGCTCGGTAACGGAGGAAAGAAACCTTTTCCTTCTGTCTTATTTTTTGGACATTACTTGGTTATCTGATATCCAGCAGATTAAGAAGGGACAAGTTGAATCAAAATGTACTGGGATGGCGGGAGATGCTTAGCCTCTAGAAAACAGGCAActtttcgcgacgccaccactagtTTTCcctcgaaatgacgtctgagaaacaagcgcagaaattccatactgataacgTGTTACTACTAAGATATGGGTattgcttttgattggttacaaatttgcttcatccaatcagaagcatgaACTTCCCATATCTGGGTAGTAACACGTTATCAGTGTGgcatttctgcgctcgtttctcagacgtcatttcgaggAGAAACAAGTGGTGGCGTCGCAGAATGTCGGCTGTTTCTCAGGCTTGGAGAAGGTGTGCTAAATTTTTGTACTCACAAGTTCCATGCCTTCCGCGGccctcttcttttctttcagatCATCTTCGAGTTTCTCGTTCGCCATTTTTAAATCGCCGTTTTCTTCAGTAAGCTCTTCTACTTTCGATTCCAGTCCCTAAAACAATcgggaaaaaatataaaaatgttaagtcggggcaaaaaagaaaaaaacagaaatgcaAAGTAACTGTTCCTGTTATTTAATTGTTTGCCCAGACACATTACACGTAGTGATAGGATCAGGCGTTAGCTGCATATAAACAAAAGTCAGACGCGTTTGTTAACTTCTGGCGTTAAAATTAGAAGTTTGACTGGGCTGAACGAAAAACGTCAGTTTTTAGTTGCAACTGTTCGCCGTTCTTTTGGGCTCAAAGGAACTACACTTCAGATAATCCCTACTTGTAATTTTGCAACATCTCTCTGCTGACAAAAAGCCGAGATTCAACGACAAGttggcaaattcaacaaataaCCCTTGAATATAACTTTTAGCCTGTTCTACAACAGACTACTTTGTTACAATACTTCTGACGAGTTATCATATTGTCTCTTCGTTACAGGAGTTATGATGGAAAGACGACAAACCTTATTTTGTGAAACCAGTTCGTTGCAACGATTCGACATTTCACTGAATTGAACGTGGATTTCTTGAACgacctgaaaaaagaaacaaacacgaAAACGATGGCAACCGCTTAGTCATTTACAACTGAAACTTTCaccatgaaaaaggaaaacaagcgACTACTGCTGTTGCTCGCAAGTGGTGGGAGGCTCTATTCATTTGCATAACTTCTGATGCGGATAACAGCCGCAAGCTGAAACTGCTGATATATGCAGGGACTGTGAAGCTTCAGCCTAATCAGTATTTTATACCAGAGACGTTTAATTAGTCTAGACCTATTTGACGTCAAAGTCGACTGGTGTAAAAACGACACGCATTAAAGTAGACGATAACAgtgcagaaaaaaatttttctgaaaaaaaaaaaaaaaacctgaacacTAACTCTTCCCGTTTCTCAACGGGTTGGGCATAAATGCGTCCCAGTTTACGGCGTCCTGTTTTCATACAAGATGCATTTAACGTTTAAAGGTTAAAGTCGCCTGTTAAGTGCATGCGCCTCAACGAACTTATGTCATCAGACGTTAAATGCGTCTGTCTTATTTTCCGTTTTTATACGAGACACTTAAGTCGTCTTAAGAAGACTCGCGTCTCCAGCGTAAAAACGGCCATTGCCACTTTATACTTATAAGTGAAGGTGGGTTTAGTACCTCGGAGCGATTTTCCTGCATGTTTCTTGTGATCTCGTCTTGCCTGGCCGACGCCTGGTATCAACACAAAACAAATCAGCTAACATCAAATCTTGCGGCTTGAAAAGCTTACGCCTGAAGGTAAATTCCGTTTATCTTAAGACTAATACTATAACTTAAAGGAGAAACACTCACCTTCAATTCCAACTCAAATTCTCTAGTGTCGATGTCATTCTACAAATtagattttaataaaattgGCATGAGGAGACAATATCGCTATAACGAAAGATTGAAAAAACTGTACGGTGTCACTTACCTCGAGTTTAAGGATGGTCTCTTCCAGCGCCTTTTTAGTACTTTTCAGAGAAGAACACTCATTGGTGACCTGAAGGAAGAAATTAAGGCGGTCAGTGATGAACAAGTCGTTTGGGATCAACATGTTAAGTCACGATTGCTCTAACAAGTCACAGGTATGTGCATACAGTAtatcaaagggaaaaaaatgaagaagaaagATGCCTCCGTAACAATACGCCTGGTCAACTTGACAAGAAGTGATCAAGTCTTAGGGGCTGAAGACGATTATCATTGATCGGCTTCCCACGGTACGTGAAACGATTGCCAAGCACCCTGTCATTAAATACTCTTGATTCCACGACATGATGGTAACAGGGCAAGTATTTTCACGACTTCAACACTTGTTAAGGTCACAAAATTGTCTCAACCCTTCAAAGTTAAATGATCTTAATTGCTAAGATAAAACTGAAATATGGGATGCAAGATCAGCGATGAAAACTCTTGTGGGCATCgtgtgttgttttgtttttctatgtttcttttctttttacgcccaataacttttatttcttcaactttaaacatTGTGTCAGTATcgtcacaattttttttctgtttttaaaatattgaatCTGTTGACTTTGCTGAAACAAGAGGGAGGGCAGTGACAAGCGATTTCTTTAAGTGGCGATAAACACGTGAGAAGAGCCCATCTTTGCTCTAATGGAATTTTCTACTCACAAAAGAGGATAAGGAACCCTAAAGCTTCGAGAATTAAAGCGAACAATTGTCAATTGCAGCGAATGAGCAGTCTGTTAACTAAAGATAATTCAAGGCGAGAACTTACCTCTGTTAGTTGTGTCTTGAGGTCTTCGACCTTTTTCTCCATATCCTTTGAAATCTAGTTGATCAAATCGTACTCTCTGTTAGCCATAAGCAAGTAACTCATCTTGAAAACACAGcttggaaataaataaaatgagcCTGAGGACATGATCGCTGGTCATCTTACCTGTTTCACTTTGCTCTCAGCATCTTCTAATTGTTTCTCAAAGCAAGCGTTTTTCTGTTGCTGTATTTTGAGGTCGCTCTCCAGCCCAGTTATTTTTCGAGTCATAACTTCTTTTTCCTCGCTCAATTGCTTCAGTTCTGCTTGGTTGACAGCTCTAATAGACAAATCAGCATTTGGCGCtataaaaagactgaaaagcTGACGCGTCTAGTGCTAGCCTTTGGTCAGAAAGACTCTGGGGATTGTGGGTTGTATGCGGTTTACATGTCGAACAATGGAACAACGCTATCGGGCTATTGGTGGGAACATGCTAACTTGAATAACAAGAATAAATCAAGGAAGAACAGTTTCCTCTTCTAATAATGCCAACAATGTTTTGGATTGAGACCCACCAACCATGAGCGACGTTCGTGAAACACCAGTCACTACCAACCACTGTGGTACAAATAGTCCAACGCAGTAAATCGACactatcgcctgatgaagacctgcagaaCGTGGCTGAAACGTCGCAATCAATATCTAAGTGACTATCGAAAGACAAACGATAGACGAAACCCTTCATACAACATAACCACGATGAacaatatctttcatgacaatCAGGGATTAGGAAGGTTTAACAGGCAAATGAGCCTATGGCCCCTATCATTGGAAAGTTATGGGCCATGTATAAAACGTTTGGGCCATTAGGGTAAATAAATGGGCCAgtaaaaattttaacaaaggtTTATTGCTTGTGTTTTACAGTCTATACCTATACAGACATGGTTTTAGGCATGAAAAACCGTTGCCATGAATAACCATCCGCTATATTAACTTCAAGTGATCTTCAAGGTTTTGAAATCATGTGTTGTGTGACCACCAGAAAAAAACAGCGATGATAAATTGCTGTCAACCATTCAGCAGTTCAGTAATTGACAGTGGTCTTCTACAAAAGCTGCACTAACCTGACACTAACCAAATGAAACATAATTGTTACGTTTTTAATTACTttgtttttaacaacaaaaacttaTTTGTTTTGACCATTGTTATAACCATTTTGTAAGGTCAGAATAAGTTCAATAAcagtaaatgtttgtttttctaaaaacaaataGGTTACAGATTTTATACCATTAAGTTTAAGTTAAAACCAACAATTTCAATTAAACTATAGCCTTTTGAAAAGGTTATTGTAACTGGTCAGTTTTTACAGTTTTCCTCTATTTCGGTGCCTGTGTTACTCATTTGAATTTTAGACTCCTGTTGTTAGTTTGTGACTAACAGAATGACCAGCCTTAAGAAATCTCTTTTTTTGTTGGTGCCAAATGACAAGAGTCTTGCTAAAATCATGTTCTTTCAGGCCCTTGCCATGGATCCTGATCCGTAGTAGTTTATCACTGATTTCAGGGGCGAGCCTATTCCTCATTTTGGTCAAGATAAGATTCTGGGCAGAAAAAGCTCTCTCACAATCAGCTGTGTGGAGGGGCAACAAGAGTGTAATCTGGGCAAGCTTGATAAGATTGGGCAGCTCATCACTGTGGTGTGTTGTAAGGAGTTGCCATAACTCTTTCATTTGATCCACTGGGTAGTGGAGGGACCTAACAATAGTCTTGGCTCTAGCCCACTCTGCCCTCACTTCAGGCTTGCTCACCACAGGGGGAAAGTGCTTGTTCTTGTGGACCTACAACAAAGCACACACAGAAAGAGACAGTTTTAACAAAATATTGGAGTTGCAACTCAGAGAGAAGAGAAGTGCACTGTGCAGTTTACACTAatctaaatttttaaaaaagaaaaaaactaggTTAGATAACATTCTTTTGACTGAGTTAAAATGCACCTTCTCTTCTCCAAAGTGTTTCAGCAACTCTTCAATTTCAGTGTTTCCAAACTCCTCTGGATCCTTTTCAAAGTTGATGGTTCGCATTGCAAGTACATAGAAGCTACTCATTAGACTTTTCTTCGGGAATCTAATgcagaaaataagaaatgtttaGAAAAAGAATCATTACATATTACAGAAGGTAAGTTAATCAAAACAAAGTTGAAAGatgtcaaaataaaaacaaatagtacaaGAAGCACTGaagaatataaaaacaaaaagagaaaaacaagaaacaagatGCCTTTAAGGTTTAAAAAGACTGTTACCGTTTGTTGATGTTTGCAAGTAGCTGGTCAATAAATTCGTTTTTCAGGGCAAGAAAGTTTTCCGATCCTTCTCCCCGAACAATGTGTCCTTTAAACTCATTGTGACCATTTGTTTTGATAATGTCCTTGTCAAACCTCTCAACATGAGTGGGGAACTTCTGCGTTCCGCTTCTATAAGCCTGAAGGTCGGCTAGACACTGGTCAACAGATACCTAGAATAGATGCAAAACAACTTACTAGTTGTAAGCAAATACAACAAATCATAAACTAGAACaacattttattgtatttgtctGCTTTTCTGCAGGTATTAAATACTTTGCTGTCAAGTTGATATTTAGTGATTGTCATTTGTACCAACCTAATCCCTGAGTAAACAGATATTACTGATATACCTACTATTAAGACTATAAGTACCTTCGCTTTGGCAACATCAAGATTCTCTGCTTGAAGCTGAAGGCAGAGGCGAGAGACAATGGGCAGCACATCCATCAGGAGATAGGTGATGTAGATAAATTGTGTTGAGGCCATTGCCTTCAACAGTCCCTTGGCCTTGGGGTCTTTGGAGGCCTTCCTTTGGTGAAAGTAGCTTATGAGTGGGTCCAACGTACGGTAAACCGCCTCTACAGCTTCATAACAGGACAGCCAACGAACAGCATGGATTTCTTTGTACTTAAGTACAGGGTGATTTAGAACTTCTTGCACTTTATGCAGTTCGTGCTCCCTTGTTGCTGAAGCTTTcatgtaata
Protein-coding sequences here:
- the LOC140951685 gene encoding zinc finger protein 862-like; its protein translation is MPPKKILRLDSSQRKLPTFFNTTAEQNHDTVSENNETDETDGSCETTGEGASKHSSSEERKFQSKWLTLWPWLTFEDGAMYCKLCLKKGKKNTMTAGCKSFKTSSLTRHEELTDHKHAIAEGELQANFNASLSKMFIEEDEAIMKAMKAVYWMASENLPMTKYESMMQLLKDLGVPIACLKVSERVDYESYYTANEILSAISTQIDAEVSERIERSPFVTILADESTDIANKKRMTMHARIVDPKTSVAETVYLRDVEYEDGTGEGLAQEILNEVQKRKIPPTKMIGFGSDGANVMSGEGKGVHGRLKEQNAHMVHIHCMAHRLALCTSQAANDIPRLKKYQEWLTSLFYYMKASATREHELHKVQEVLNHPVLKYKEIHAVRWLSCYEAVEAVYRTLDPLISYFHQRKASKDPKAKGLLKAMASTQFIYITYLLMDVLPIVSRLCLQLQAENLDVAKAKVSVDQCLADLQAYRSGTQKFPTHVERFDKDIIKTNGHNEFKGHIVRGEGSENFLALKNEFIDQLLANINKRFPKKSLMSSFYVLAMRTINFEKDPEEFGNTEIEELLKHFGEEKVHKNKHFPPVVSKPEVRAEWARAKTIVRSLHYPVDQMKELWQLLTTHHSDELPNLIKLAQITLLLPLHTADCERAFSAQNLILTKMRNRLAPEISDKLLRIRIHGKGLKEHDFSKTLVIWHQQKKRFLKAGHSVSHKLTTGV